In Thermosphaera sp., the sequence TTGGAAACTCGTGAGCGACCCAATATATAATTATGTCTCCTTCAATAAAGAAATAGAGGAACCTATTATTAACAGTGTTTTGATCCAGAGACTGAGATATATTCTTCAGCTTCAAACCGCCCATCTTGTATACCCTGGCGCAATGCATTCTAGGTTTCAACACAGCCTTGGAGTTATGCATTTAAGTGGACTTGTAGCGCAGGACTACACCGATAAGCTTGTAGCGCTTTATGGAAAAGATGTTCTAGAAGGTTATGATCCCAGTTCGCTCGTCCAGGCCGTTCGCCTTGCCGGACTACTTCACGACGTTGGCCACGCGGCTTTTGGACACGCCTTCGAGGAGATGGTTTTGTGGCGGTCCAGCCGCATACCGAGGGAACTGAGTAACCACGAAAAGATTGGATTGAAACTCGTTGAATATTTTCTAGAAGACGTTTTAAACAGACTTGAGAGATTGCACAATCTACCTCACCTTACGGAGCTCGTATACGGGATTCTAAGCGAGAAACAACCCGAGAGCAAGGTGCTTAACATCTACCGATGGATCATAAAGGAGAGTTTGTACCCGAGTGACGTGATCGACTTCCTTAGAAGGGATAGTTATTATACGGGGACCAGCGAGTATGGATTCATTCACTACGAAAGGCTATACGTTAATACTTATCCAATGAGGATCAACAATGACTTCATACTAGTTCTTGACCGAACGGCACTTGGCGAGTTCCGCGAGTACATGGTGGCGAAGGCCGGAATGTATGAGCATGTCTACTATCATGGCGTAAATAGGGCTTTCGACCGTGTCTTAAACGATATCATATCTGAAATAGAGTTGAGAGATAATTTGTCGGAACGAGTTATCCAGATAATGAATGGAAATCCATACCCATACATAGAGCTTACAGATGTTTTCATGTACAAGAACATGATGGATCATGCCTTGCATAGCAATGATCATTTGGGCAAACTATGCAGAGCAGTGATGATAGAGAGAAAGCCTCCCTACAGAAGAGTGGGAAGGGAATATATTTTGTACGCCTCAAAAAGCATAGGTCATCTAAAAGAGCTATTGAAACTCATATTCGACCCAGAGTATAAGGAGTCGGTTAAAGTTGGTATAATGAAGGAGATAGCATCGTTTTTGAAAGATAGAGGGATTACCGAGCAGGATGTTTGGATTGATGTTCTAGATGTATCCCCCGTTCCTAAAACCGTCTTAATACCTGGTGATAAGCGGGAAAAACCCGTGTTGAGACTATACGTGGGG encodes:
- a CDS encoding HD domain-containing protein, encoding MSLIHSNKYFPWGFTWKLVSDPIYNYVSFNKEIEEPIINSVLIQRLRYILQLQTAHLVYPGAMHSRFQHSLGVMHLSGLVAQDYTDKLVALYGKDVLEGYDPSSLVQAVRLAGLLHDVGHAAFGHAFEEMVLWRSSRIPRELSNHEKIGLKLVEYFLEDVLNRLERLHNLPHLTELVYGILSEKQPESKVLNIYRWIIKESLYPSDVIDFLRRDSYYTGTSEYGFIHYERLYVNTYPMRINNDFILVLDRTALGEFREYMVAKAGMYEHVYYHGVNRAFDRVLNDIISEIELRDNLSERVIQIMNGNPYPYIELTDVFMYKNMMDHALHSNDHLGKLCRAVMIERKPPYRRVGREYILYASKSIGHLKELLKLIFDPEYKESVKVGIMKEIASFLKDRGITEQDVWIDVLDVSPVPKTVLIPGDKREKPVLRLYVGKKSGFEITFDGEIDLLDEGMPLMVIFRTYVNREKYSVELEPLVSRALESSMQSILGLAQKEYEEALNTIIQHVKSMEHKRITM